TGAAAAAGCTTTGCGGGGAAGCGGAGTGGCCTATTGTGCGACCTGTGATGCCGAGTTCTTTGAAGGGGAAGATGTTGTCGTCATTGGCAGCGGCGATCAGGCCATTGAAGAAGGGATGTACATCACGAAATTTGCCCGTAAAGTAACTGTGGTGGTTCTCCACGACAAAGAGATTCTTGACTGCAATAAAGTCAGCGCAGAAAGAGCCTTTAATAACGAGAAAATGGAATTTATTTGGAATTCCACCATTGAAGAAGTTCTTGGGGATGGCAATGTGGAAGGTGTAAAACTTAAGAACTTAAAAACCGGTGCCTCATCGGAACTTCCCTGCCAGGGTGTGTTCTTCTTCGTGGGCATGATCCCCTCAACGGGTTTCTTAAAAGACAGCGGTCTTGAAATGGATAAACGCGGGTATATTCCTGTCAACGAAAGTATGGAAACGAACTTAGAAGGGGTCTATGCTGCAGGAGATAATATCGTAAAATATTTGCGGCAAGTTGCCTCTGCAGTGGGTGATGCTGCAACTGCAGCAGTGGCTGCCGAGAGATATCTTGAAGAGTTGCATTACTTCAATTCAAATATCCTGCAAAATGATAAGAAAGTACTATTGTTATTCTTTAACGCCTTAGTCAATGAAAGCCTGGAATTCAGCAGTTTATTAGAAGGAATTCTCAGTGAACAGGGTGATGACTATAAACTGTTTAAAATTGACATGGCTACTAAGAAAAGCTTGGCCGGCAAGTATGGCATAGAACAAGCACCGGCAGTAGTCGTACTGGACAAAGGAGAAGAGATTCAACGTCTGGACTGCAGTATGGATAAAGAAAATTTAAGATCTCAATTATTTTAGACTCATCCGCCAGAGGTTAGTCTATCTATTGCTTAAGATGATTAACGACCGCAAATTAACGTATTCCGGTCGTTTTTTTTTGCACGACGTTTGTCTTACCTAGGCTATTATCGCCTAGGTTTTCCTTTCAAAGTGAGCAGAAACATTAGAAAGCATGCTGGAATGGCTTTATTTTACTGATCAGACGCTTTTTAAGGAAACCTTGCCAACGATTGTGACAGACCGTGGCATCACTACTAAAGAAACCTTTAAAAAATGAAAAAGATGCTTATACCAATGGTTAAACTTTCTATGAAACGAAAGTCGGGTTAAGGTGCCAGCCAGGATTTATAATTCTATGGTTTTAATCGTTGTCGAATAATTAGTGTTATTATCGAAAAAATTTTCGTCAGAAACAGAAGAATAAAGCGTCTATAGATTACGTAAAGATCATGATTGGGGATTTATCCTTAATTTCTTTGCAAGTTTGTTTAATAAAGGAGGAATGTAGTGAGCTGATTTAGAACTAGCATAACAAAG
This Desulfosporosinus orientis DSM 765 DNA region includes the following protein-coding sequences:
- a CDS encoding FAD-dependent oxidoreductase, translating into MENSYDLIVIGGGPAGLAAAIYGGRAKLKTLVLNKGTVGGMVNTTREIVNYPGYAHVSGPDLMKDFKKHAEHFNVEFLKGEVVGVDFSKEDNVIKTKKGQELTAKAVIVACGSEPRMLNIPGEKALRGSGVAYCATCDAEFFEGEDVVVIGSGDQAIEEGMYITKFARKVTVVVLHDKEILDCNKVSAERAFNNEKMEFIWNSTIEEVLGDGNVEGVKLKNLKTGASSELPCQGVFFFVGMIPSTGFLKDSGLEMDKRGYIPVNESMETNLEGVYAAGDNIVKYLRQVASAVGDAATAAVAAERYLEELHYFNSNILQNDKKVLLLFFNALVNESLEFSSLLEGILSEQGDDYKLFKIDMATKKSLAGKYGIEQAPAVVVLDKGEEIQRLDCSMDKENLRSQLF